A genomic region of Eucalyptus grandis isolate ANBG69807.140 chromosome 5, ASM1654582v1, whole genome shotgun sequence contains the following coding sequences:
- the LOC108959447 gene encoding syntaxin-23-like, translating into MADHVTTQGSLQTVIHQSADVVSKYQHYVHYIGTSEDTPMFREKLHQERQLIGNMLQALSAQLEQDGRNRGDAEKAAEYAKLAKELAAIFRIFQDAKRLEAKQEAFYVPVVLQQASLFTSRSKTNEAGINADQNSNLHDLLEKLKGMKALLLESENSLKEILRDGEEDEDEVHRMQGEINSLKAFINDYESLTKEKAHGTDDIESSQQVSNVHQTLKRKNTIVRRYNLSFLHLKESTEVRGTLKSKTTMDLEELNGFLSQFNLITDDLRA; encoded by the exons ATGGCCGATCATGTGACCACTCAAGGATCTTTGCAGACGGTCATACATCAGTCCGCTGATGTCGTTTCTAAGTATCAACACTATGTACATTACATAGGAACCTCGGAGGACACCCCCATGTTCCGTGAAAAACT GCACCAGGAAAGGCAGCTTATAGGGAACATGCTACAAGCGCTATCGGCTCAGCTTGAACAAGACGGAAGAAATCGGGGTGAT GCCGAAAAGGCTGCCGAATATGCCAAGCTTGCCAAAGAATTGGCTGCAATTTTTAGGATATTTCAAGATGCCAAGAGGCTTGAAGCAAAACAGGAAGCATTTTATGTTCCCGTTGTTCTTCAACAAGCAAGTCTTTTTACTTCAAG ATCAAAGACCAATGAAGCAGGCATAAATGCAGACCAGAACTCCAATTTGCACGATCTTCTGGAGAAATTAAAAGG AATGAAGGCTTTGCTCTTGGAAAGTGAGAACTCCCTCAAAGAGATACTTAGAGACGGAGAGGAAGACGAGGATGAAGTTCATCGAATGCAAGGAGAAATTAACTCACTAAAGGCTTTCATCAATGACTATGAATCACTTACAAAGGAGAAAGCTCATGGTACTGACGACATAGAGAGTTCCCAGCAGGTATCAAACGTTCATCAAACATTGAAGCGCAAGAACACTATAGTTCGAAGATACAACTTATCATTTCTG CATTTGAAGGAAAGTACAGAAGTGCG TGGGACTCTTAAGTCAAAAACAACAATGGATCTTGAAGAGTTGAATGGTTTCCTTAGTCAGTTTAACCTCATCACGGATGATTTGAGGGCCTGA